Proteins from one Mycteria americana isolate JAX WOST 10 ecotype Jacksonville Zoo and Gardens chromosome 1, USCA_MyAme_1.0, whole genome shotgun sequence genomic window:
- the USF3 gene encoding basic helix-loop-helix domain-containing protein USF3 isoform X4: MILDQAFKYITEMKRQNDELLLNGGNNEQAEEIKKLRKQLDELQKENGRYIELLKANDICLYDDPTIHWKGNLKNAKVSVVIPSDQVQKNIIVYSNGSQPNGNNQGASVQGITFNVGHNLQKQTANVVPVQRTCNLVTPVTISGIYPAENKPWSQTTVSPLASAQAAAAGNVLELSTPENERGVLTAATASSQSASRSGTEQELQCSSSNAPQNDQNLPKSKNDEEGTKLTKKALLQGMTLPSSASTEASQVQQVNTTSSNTHNCRSDLQESCVISTMDTACVPSVRLSTADSFSSVNVLKSTDLVSSAGMPVTSAAEGVKAATAISTLPASPLENCWSFSGSSGVGTSDLKNMSSLTRMPSAGNTQTTWTTLQLAGNTVQPLSQTPSGIMTALLNEPGNGAGTVSSAHSRPLTTNISLNTSLPGDGQAAEQIVVTLPSCPPLPMQPLISQPQVKTQAAGNILPLNSAMQVIQMAQPVASAVTGAPANQNVIILQPPNPPPCPPIVRAEVPSQNVSQQIVIIQAANQNPLPLLSAQPSASVRVPVNGPTAIANSSSSIQNAPLPQTFGGKHLVHILPRPSSLPSSSSTQTFSVTMSNQQHPQTISLNGQLFALQPVMSSSGASNQAPMQIIQPTTSEDPNTNVALNTFGALANLNQSISQMAGQSCLHLSLSHPTNPTTVNNQIATVNCVSLPASVASSVPAEVSVLTSVSNSINASPKKAAAGLPSNAKSKRTNKKPSTKKHQAVNSKASCPAVPCKDAGKVDCTPVETVAKHSDGEGLLENAPAVSQALTTSQVSGVAASSGVSVSDCCSKEAASSEQAGKTCSVPEPSSAEAPASSPLVSVVSEQLVLIPPTAKDAAPRQQVRGSQNRPPTGSALSESPRPCEPPSTLTSSRTEAHVTRSQVAGMSVAQSSTVGHTSKAGTILESCSVAQDSSVVMQDADLLEGQGLTKMLSDLTKERTAVEKTSSFTVQGEHSNFPMENSKSGESNVDLPEKQELLLMNTEGDTLSQHHSCISDQEVVSASLIASRQADSPMSTSSGSSRGFSVASMLPDTTREDVTSSTSTSTCNSCTFSEQTDIVALAARAIFDQENLEKGGGGMQVNMRDAISKSTEVAPLERQQQPFKPQPAKENNAGPLEAAANKFSTQDTVQTNVDRQVEKPSCSVGGVETANTSLQISASQSPSITSLSVNNLIHQSRIVHPLVSCSSLSQSSEPASVPATVSLSLPSSTYVNQSPGPAMMSEYAQEQLNAIRASTMQAPQLQESHLKQQNHEGRKDSAKRAVQDDLLLSTAKRQKQCQTTPIRLEGMALMNRTPESIADQTQMLVSQIPPNSSNSVASVSNQGHTDGLNRLFPSNSNFVTPPLRQTEVQCGSQPSISEQQGQAGQHLQPIQHVPAQGISHLHSNHPYLKQQQAGQLRERHHLYQLQHHVSHGENSVHSQPHNVHQQRTIQQEVQMQKKRNLIQGTQATQLSLQQKHHGSDQTRQKGGQPHPHHQQIQQQMQQHFGASQPEKNCENPATGRNHHNHPQSHINQDIMHQQQQDVSSRQQGSASEHVSGHNQMQRLLTSRGLDQQMVSQASIVTRPSDMTCTPHRQERNRVSSYSAEALIGKTPSNSEQRIGISLQGPRVSDQLEMRSYLDVSRNKGLIIHNMQGRLSVDHTVGSDVQRLSDCQTFKPAGPNQQPTGNFDVQASRNSEIGNSVSSLRGMQSQSFRIGQNTGPSIERQKRLPYQPVQGIPTGNTLPSRENENTCHQSFMQSLLAPHLGDQVSGSQRSIPEHQRNTQCGASSTIEYNCPPARESVHIRRDGDGQSRESCDMSIGAINTRNSSLNIPFSSSSSSGDIQGRNTSPNISVQKSNPMRMTDSHGTKSHMNTPVSSNMHGVVRPTHPHPAVSHGNGEQGQPSVRQPNSSVTQRSRHPLQDNGGSKIRQPERNRSGNQRHGNVFDPSLPHLPLSTSGSMILGRQQSAIEKRGSIVRFMSDGPQVSNDNAAPDQHTLSQNFGFPFIPEGGMNPPINANASFIPPVTQPSATRTPALIPVDPQNTLPSFYPPYSPAHPTLSNDISIPYFPNQMFPNPSTEKPSSGSLNNRFGSILSPPRPVGFAQPSFPLLPDMPPMHMTNTSHLSNFNLTSLFPEIATALPPDGSAMSPLLSIANTSAADSSKQSSNRPAHNISHILGHDCSSAV; the protein is encoded by the exons ATGATCTTGGATCAGGCCTTTAAGTatataacagaaatgaaaagacagaatGATGAACTTCTGTTAAATGGAGGGAACAATGAACAGG CTGAAGAGATAAAAAAACTCCGGAAACAGTTGGAtgaactgcaaaaggaaaatggGAGATACATCGAACTACTGAAAGCAAATGATATTTGTCTGTATGATGACCCTACAATCCACTGGAAGGGAAATCTCAAAAATGCGAAGGTCTCAGTTGTTATTCCCAGTGATCAGGTTCAAAAGAACATCATTGTCTATTCAAATGGGAGTCAACCCAATGGAAATAACCAGGGAGCATCTGTCCAGGGAATAACGTTTAATGTTGGTCAtaatttacaaaagcaaacagcCAATGTTGTTCCAGTCCAGAGAACTTGTAACCTAGTAACTCCTGTGACGATTTCTGGTATTTACCCCGCAGAAAACAAGCCATGGTCGCAGACTACAGTTTCTCCACTGGCATCTgctcaggcagctgcagcagggaatgTTCTTGAGCTTTCCACCCCGGAGAATGAGCgaggtgtgctcactgctgctaCTGCCAGCTCACAGAGCGCATCTCGATCCGGAACAGAACAGGAACTACAGTGTTCTTCAAGTAATGCTCCACAGAATGATCAAAATCTCCCCAAAAGTAAAAATGATGAGGAGGGCACTAAATTAACAAAGAAAGCACTCCTGCAGGGAATGACCCTTCCTTCCAGTGCATCCACGGAAGCCTCACAAGTTCAACAGGTGAATACAACTTCCTCAAATACACACAATTGTAGGAGTGACCTTCAGGAAAGCTGTGTCATTTCAACCATGGACACAGCTTGTGTGCCATCTGTGAGGCTGTCTACTGCAGatagtttttcctctgtaaatgtCCTCAAAAGTACAGACTTAGTAAGTAGTGCTGGAATGCCTgtgacttcagcagcagaaggagTTAAGGCAGCGACAGCAATAAGCACTCTGCCTGCCAGTCCCCTAGAGAACTGCTGGTCTTTTTCAGGCTCTTCAGGTGTTGGCACTTCAGACTTGAAAAACATGAGTAGCCTTACACGGATGCCTTCAGCTGGAAACACACAGACCACGTGGACAACTTTGCAGCTAGCGGGAAATACTGTTCAGCCACTAAGCCAAACGCCATCTGGTATAATGACTGCACTATTAAACGAGCCAGGTAATGGTGCCGGTACTGTATCTTCTGCTCACAGCAGGCCTTTGACTACAAATATCAGTTTGAATACTTCTCTGCCTGGAGATGGCCAAGCAGCTGAACAGATTGTAGTTACCTTGCCCTCGTGCCCACCCTTACCTATGCAGCCATTAATCAGCCAGCCACAGGTTAAAACTCAGGCTGCAGGAAATATCCTTCCATTAAATTCAGCTATGCAGGTGATTCAGATGGCTCAGCCAGTCGCGTCAGCTGTTACAGGAGCACCAGCTAACCAGAATGTCATCATTCTCCAGCCTCCAAACCCTCCTCCGTGTCCTCCAATTGTGAGAGCAGAAGTTCCCAGCCAAAATGTTAGTCAGCAAATTGTAATTATACAAGCTGCTAATCAGaatcctcttcccctcctctctgctcagccttCTGCTTCTGTAAGGGTTCCCGTGAATGGGCCGACTGCAATTGCGAACTCTAGCAGCTCCATACAAAATGCTCCTCTTCCACAGACTTTCGGAGGGAAACACCTTGTCCATATATTACCAAGACCATCTTCTTTGCCATCTTCTAGCTCTACGCAAACATTTTCAGTTACAATGTCAAATCAACAGCATCCTCAAACTATCTCATTAAACGGGCAGCTTTTTGCATTGCAGCCTGTGATGTCTTCATCTGGAGCTTCAAATCAAGCCCCTATGCAAATTATTCAACCCACCACCAGCGAAGATCCAAATACCAATGTTGCCCTCAATACATTTGGTGCTTTAGCTAACCTCAATCAAAGCATATCACAAATGGCTGGACAGAGCTGCTTACACTTGTCTCTCAGCCACCCTACCAATCCCACAACTGTCAATAACCAGATTGCCACAGTTAACTGTGTGTCATTACCAGCTTCTGTGGCATCTTCAGTACCTGCGGAGGTTTCAGTATTAACTAGCGTGTCTAATTCAATAAATGCTTCCCCCAAAAAAGCAGCTGCTGGCTTACCATCCAATGCAAAATcaaaaaggacaaacaaaaagccaagtACAAAGAAACACCAAGCAGTCAACAGTAAAGCGTCCTGTCCGGCAGTTCCTTGCAAGGATGCAGGGAAGGTGGACTGTACTCCTGTGGAAACAGTGGCAAAGCATTCAGATGGTGAGGGGCTGCTTGAAAACGCTCCAGCAGTATCGCAAGCTTTAACAACGTCGCAGGTAAGCGGTGTGGCAGCATCGAGTGGCGTCAGTGTTTCTGACTGTTGTTCCAAAGAGGCTGCGAGCTCTGAACAGGCAGGGAAAACCTGCTCTGTCCCAGAGCCAAGCTCAGCAGAGGCGCCTGCTTCCTCACCGCTAGTGTCCGTGGTGTCAGAGCAGCTAGTGCTCATCCCGCCGACTGCCAAAGATGCTGCTCCTCGCCAGCAGGTCCGTGGGTCTCAGAACCGTCCACCAACTGGCTCTGCCTTGTCAGAGTCTCCCAGACCCTGTGAACCCCCCAGCACCTTAACGTCCTCTCGTACCGAAGCACATGTGACACGTTCTCAGGTTGCTGGGATGTCAGtagcacagagcagcacagtggGTCATACTTCCAAGGCAGGAACGATTTTGGAGTCCTGCAGCGTTGCGCAGGATTCCTCAGTGGTAATGCAAGATGCGGACTTGTTAGAAGGACAGGGTCTAACCAAAATGCTGTCTGATCTCACGAAAGAAAGAACAGCTGTGGAAAAAACATCTTCATTTACCGTTCAAGGGGAGCATTCTAATTTTCCCATGGAAAACTCTAAATCAGGAGAATCAAATGTTGATTTGCCTGAGAAGCAGGAGCTCTTGCTAATGAACACGGAAGGTGATACTCTGTCCCAGCATCACTCCTGCATTTCTGATCAGGAAGTAGTCAGTGCTTCCCTTATCGCTAGCAGGCAGGCAGACTCCCCGATGTCAACTAGCTCTGGCAGCAGTCGAGGCTTCTCAGTTGCATCTATGTTGCCAGATACCACCAGGGAAGACGTTACTAGCAGCACCTCAACCAGTACATGTAACAGCTGCACATTTTCAGAACAGACTGACATTGTAGCTCTTGCAGCAAGAGCTATTTTTGACCAGGAAAACCTTGAGAAAGGTGGAGGCGGAATGCAGGTTAACATGAGGGATGCCATCTCTAAGTCAACTGAGGTTGCACCTTTGGAGAGACAGCAACAGCCTTTTAAACCTCagccagcaaaagaaaacaatgcaggTCCattggaagcagcagcaaacaaaTTCAGTACTCAAGATACAGTACAGACAAATGTCGATAGACAGGTTGAAAAGCCAAGCTGCTCTGTAGGAGGTGTGGAAACAGCAAACACTTCTTTGCAGATTTCTGCTTCCCAGTCACCAAGCATAACCAGTTTAAGCGTGAATAATTTAATACACCAGAGTCGCATTGTTCATCCCCTTGTGAGTTGCTCAAGTTTATCCCAGTCTTCAGAGCCAGCAAGTGTCCCTGCAACTGTGAGCCTCTCCCTTCCATCTAGCACATATGTCAATCAGTCTCCAGGACCTGCTATGATGAGTGAATATGCTCAGGAACAACTGAATGCTATTAGGGCAAGCACCATGcaggctccccagctgcaggaatcACACTTAAAGCAGCAAAATCATGAAGGTCGCAAGGACTCTGCCAAGCGGGCTGTTCAAGATGACCTTCTGCTTTCTACGGCAAAGAGGCAAAAGCAGTGCCAGACAACGCCCATAAGGCTTGAAGGGATGGCGTTGATGAACCGAACACCGGAGAGCATTGCTGATCAAACACAGATGCTAGTCAGTCAGATTCCTCCCAATTCATCCAATTCAGTGGCATCAGTGAGCAATCAAGGGCACACGGATGGCCTTAATAGGTTATTCCCATCGAACAGCAACTTTGTAACACCACCTTTGAGACAAACTGAAGTGCAGTGTGGTTCTCAGCCATCAATTTCAGAGCAGCAaggccaggcagggcagcactTGCAGCCAATTCAACATGTTCCTGCTCAAGGAATATCTCACCTTCACAGTAATCACCCATACTTAAAGCAACAGCAGGCTGGTCAGTTAAGAGAAAGGCACCACTTGTATCAGCTGCAGCACCATGTCAGTCACGGGGAAAACTCAGTCCACTCTCAACCCCACAACGTCCACCAACAGCGAACAATACAGCAGGAGGTGCAGATGCAAAAGAAACGAAATCTCATCCAGGGAACACAAGCCACACAACTTTCTCTACAGCAAAAACACCACGGAAGTGATCAAACACGGCAAAAAGGTGGTCAGCCTCATCCTCACCACCAGCAAATacagcagcagatgcagcagcACTTTGGAGCTTCCCAGCCTGAAAAGAACTGTGAAAATCCTGCAACAGGCAGAAACCATCATAACCACCCTCAGAGCCATATAAATCAGGATATTATGCATCAACAGCAACAAGATGTTAGCAGCAGACAGCAAGGTTCAGCTTCTGAACATGTGTCAGGGCACAATCAGATGCAGAGACTTCTGACCTCAAGGGGCTTAGACCAGCAAATGGTGTCCCAGGCAAGTATCGTAACCAGACCATCAGATATGACATGCACCCCCCATAGGCAGGAAAGAAATAGAGTTTCCAGCTACTCTGCTGAGGCGCTCATTGGGAAGACGCCCTCTAATTCGGAACAGAGAATAGGAATATCTCTTCAAGGCCCTAGGGTTTCTGACCAGCTTGAAATGAGAAGCTATCTTGATGTTTCTAGAAATAAAGGGTTGATCATTCATAATATGCAGGGCCGCTTATCTGTCGACCATACAGTTGGCTCAGATGTGCAGCGGCTTTCTGATTGTCAAACATTTAAGCCAGCTGGACCCAATCAACAACCGACGGGCAATTTCGATGTACAGGCTTCAAGAAACAGCGAAATTGGTAATTCTGTGTCATCCCTCAGGGGCATGCAGTCGCAGTCTTTTCGAATCGGTCAAAATACTGGACCGTCCATAGAAAGACAGAAGAGACTGCCCTACCAGCCAGTACAGGGTATTCCAACAGGAAATACCCTGCCAtcaagggaaaatgaaaacaCGTGTCACCAAAGTTTTATGCAGAGTTTACTTGCCCCTCACCTTGGAGATCAAGTTAGTGGAAGCCAAAGATCAATTCCAGAACATCAAAGGAACACGCAGTGCGGCGCCTCCTCCACGATTGAGTACAACTGTCCCCCAGCACGGGAGAGCGTCCACATCCGAAGAGATGGTGATGGCCAGAGTAGGGAGAGCTGTGACATGTCTATTGGTGCAATTAACACAAGGAACAGTTCTTTGAATATTCCTTTTTCGAGTTCTTCTTCCTCAGGAGATATTCAGGGTCGCAATACGAGCCCAAACATCTCTGTGCAGAAGTCCAATCCCATGAGGATGACAGACAGTCATGGAACTAAGAGCCACATGAATACGCCTGTTTCTAGCAACATGCATGGAGTTGTGAGGCCAACTCACCCTCACCCTGCAGTTTCTCACGGAAATGGGGAGCAAGGGCAACCTTCTGTTCGTCAGCCAAATTCTTCAGTTACGCAGCGTTCGAGGCATCCTCTGCAAGATAATGGAGGTTCTAAAATACGTCAGCCCGAAAGGAATCGTTCTGGAAATCAAAGACATGGAAACGTCTTTGACCCTAGTCTTCCCCATCTTCCTCTGTCCACCAGCGGCAGTATGATCCTTGGGCGCCAGCAGTCTGCGATAGAAAAAAGAGGAAGCATTGTCCGATTTATGTCTGATGGCCCTCAAGTGTCTAATGATAACGCAGCCCCTGACCAACATACTCTCTCTCAGAATTTTGGATTCCCTTTTATTCCAGAGGGTGGCATGAATCCACCGATAAATGCCAATGCCTCTTTCATCCCACCAGTCACTCAGCCTAGTGCCACTCGAACACCAGCTCTAATCCCGGTCGATCCTCAGAATACCCTGCCATCCTTCTATCCTCCATACTCTCCTGCCCATCCTACCCTTTCCAACGACATTTCTATCCCTTACTTTCCCAATCAAATGTTTCCTAACCCAAGCACAGAGAAGCCGAGTAGTGGAAGTTTAAACAATCGATTTGGATCCATTTTGTCTCCTCCCAGGCCTGTTGGTTTTGCTCAGCcgagttttcctttgcttccggATATGCCACCAATGCACATGACCAACACGTCGCACTTATCCAATTTTAACTTGACGTCTTTGTTTCCAGAAATAGCCACAGCTCTTCCTCCAGATGGTTCAGCAATGTCGCCTTTGCTTTCTATTGCAAACACATCTGCTGCAGATTCTTCCAAGCAGTCCTCAAACCGACCTGCCCACAATATAAGCCATATTCTAGGTCATGATTGCAGCTCAGCTGTATGA